The region GTAAAACAACGTTATCTCGCGGATTGCTGAGAGGGTTGGGATTTACTGGCAAAGTGAAAAGCCCAACCTATACCTTGGTTGAACCTTATGTAATTTCTAGCTTATACTTGTATCACTTTGATTTGTATAGATTCAACGATCCGCTCGAATGGGAGGATGCGGGATTCCGAGAATATTTCAATGCCGAGTCAATTTGTTTGGTGGAATGGCCTGACAAAGCGAGCGGCTTGCTACCCGCTCCTGATCTTGCGATTTACCTGGATGTTGCCGATAGCGGCCGCAAGCTAAGGATCGACGCGCTTACTACACGTGGTCAACAATGCCTGAACCGATTTACCCCACCGAACTGACACCCACTGAATCTCGCCGGTCTTTTTTGAAAGCCGGGGCAGCTGCCATGTTACTGACACTGACCCGAGTCGGCCACGCTGAAGGACAACCGGTCATTGCAGCCGTACGGGTATGGCCCGCCAGCGACTATACACGCGTAACACTGGAATCTACCGAAGCGCTCACCTTCAAGACCCTATCGATCAAAAACCCGGAACGGCTGGTGGTAGACATCGAAGGTGTGGACCTTTCCAAAGCACTGGAAAGCCTAGCTGATAAAGTGGGTCCAGATGACCCTTTCATTCAACGGCTGCGAGCAGGCCGCTTCAAACCGGGTGTAGTACGCCTGGTACTGGATTTGAAAACCGAGGTCAAACCGCAAGTATTTACCATTCAACCCGTAGGCGAATACCAGCACCGACTGGTCATTGACCTGTATTCCCCAAGTAGTGCCGAAACCTTACTTGGGGCGGATAGCAAACCAAAGGATGAAGCTGCCAAATCAGCCCGCGATGACAAAGGTGACAAATCACCTACGCCGGAAAAAGACACCAGAACCGACACAACACAAGCCGAGAAGCCTACCAAGCGCGCAAGTGACGACGAAGAAGTTGACCGCCGCAAACTGGCGGTAGACCGGCTGATTACCATCGTGATCGACCCCGGACATGGAGGTGAGGATCCTGGTGCAATTGGAGCCAGTGGAACCCGAGAAAAAGATGTGGTGCTGTCCATTGCCAAAAAGCTGAAAGAAACCCTGGAGAAACAGCCCAATGTGCGCGTTGTGCTGACGCGAGACGAGGATGTATTCATTCCACTTGCCGGACGTGTAGCAAAAGCCCGCAAGTTGAATGCCGACTTGTTCGTCTCAGTACATGCCGATGCATTCTTACGGCCAGAAGCCAGAGGCAGCTCCGTATTTGCACTATCAGAAAAAGGTGCCACCAGCACGGCGGCCAAGTGGTTGGCAAAAAAGGAAAACGACGCCGACTTGATAGGTGGTGTCAAACTGGTCAACGTAAAAGATCGGTACTTGGCGCATACTTTGTTCGATTTGACACAGACAGCGACAATCAATGACAGCCTAAAGCTTGGCAAAGCTGTTCTCGGTGAGCTGGGTGGCATCAACAAGCTGCATAAGGATTCTGTTGAACAGGCGGGATTTGCAGTGTTGAAGTCACCCGATATCCCATCCATTCTGGTGGAAACAGCATTTATTTCCAATCCGGAAGAGGAACGCAAGCTGCAGGATGAGGATTACCAGTATAAGATGGCCAAAGCCATCAGCAATGGCATAAAACGTTACTTCGCAAAAAATCCGCCACTAGCCCGCACCCGGATTGCCTGATACTGGCCAAAGCCATATTCCCCTTAGAGCCTGTTCAAGGTCTGTGATGAGCGACCACCAGCGGGGTGAAGCGCAGCGCAAAAACTGGCGTGTAGGCGTGATACATGAGGATGTTGAGCAGCACATGAACCCCGATCGTGGTCGCGCAATAAGACATTGAACAGACTCTTCATCATCTCAATACCGCTTTTCAAAGTATGGCCTTGAGCTGAATGAATCACTCAAGGTCACCCTTCTTCTCTGGCCCGCTCTTATCGATCTGCAACTGCTTTAATCC is a window of Chitinivorax sp. B DNA encoding:
- the tsaE gene encoding tRNA (adenosine(37)-N6)-threonylcarbamoyltransferase complex ATPase subunit type 1 TsaE, translated to MSTRPTLLTSHHHLPDEAATLALGERLAHSLQMGLVIYLQGDLGAGKTTLSRGLLRGLGFTGKVKSPTYTLVEPYVISSLYLYHFDLYRFNDPLEWEDAGFREYFNAESICLVEWPDKASGLLPAPDLAIYLDVADSGRKLRIDALTTRGQQCLNRFTPPN
- a CDS encoding N-acetylmuramoyl-L-alanine amidase, translated to MPEPIYPTELTPTESRRSFLKAGAAAMLLTLTRVGHAEGQPVIAAVRVWPASDYTRVTLESTEALTFKTLSIKNPERLVVDIEGVDLSKALESLADKVGPDDPFIQRLRAGRFKPGVVRLVLDLKTEVKPQVFTIQPVGEYQHRLVIDLYSPSSAETLLGADSKPKDEAAKSARDDKGDKSPTPEKDTRTDTTQAEKPTKRASDDEEVDRRKLAVDRLITIVIDPGHGGEDPGAIGASGTREKDVVLSIAKKLKETLEKQPNVRVVLTRDEDVFIPLAGRVAKARKLNADLFVSVHADAFLRPEARGSSVFALSEKGATSTAAKWLAKKENDADLIGGVKLVNVKDRYLAHTLFDLTQTATINDSLKLGKAVLGELGGINKLHKDSVEQAGFAVLKSPDIPSILVETAFISNPEEERKLQDEDYQYKMAKAISNGIKRYFAKNPPLARTRIA